From one Rattus norvegicus strain BN/NHsdMcwi chromosome 7, GRCr8, whole genome shotgun sequence genomic stretch:
- the Fhl4 gene encoding four and a half LIM domains 4: protein MSEFKCHHCRESLQGKKYVQKDNFNYCVTCFDAHCANICVECNKPIGADSKEVCYKERFWHNTCFKCSKCLQPLATETFVVWDNKILCNNCVSQQAFPKCKGCLKDIKQGEQSVEYKGTIWHKDCFVCSNCKEVIGTKTFFPKDEGFYCVACYDILFTKYCVKCNKPITSGGVSYQDQPWHSECFVCVNCSKELSEQRFTVMDDKIFCVDCYKNFIAKKCAGCKNPITGFGKGSNVVTHETNSWHDYCFNCKACSVNLANKHFVFHQEQIYCPDCAKKLA, encoded by the coding sequence ATGTCTGAGTTCAAATGCCACCATTGCCGGGAATCCTTGCAAGGTAAAAAGTATGTGCAGAAGGATAACTTCAACTACTGCGTGACATGCTTTGATGCACACTGTGCCAATATCTGTGTGGAATGCAACAAGCCCATAGGTGCAGACTCCAAGGAGGTGTGTTATAAGGAGCGATTCTGGCACAACACCTGCTTCAAATGTTCCAAGTGCCTTCAACCCTTGGCTACTGAGACCTTTGTGGTCTGGGACAACAAGATCCTGTGCAATAATTGTGTCAGTCAACAGGCCTTCCCCAAGTGCAAAGGGTGCCTCAAGGATATTAAGCAAGGAGAGCAGAGTGTGGAATACAAAGGTACCATCTGGCATAAAGACTGCTTTGTCTGCAGCAACTGCAAGGAAGTCATTGGAACCAAAACTTTCTTCCCTAAAGATGAGGGATTCTACTGTGTGGCTTGCTATGACATCTTGTTTACCAAGTATTGTGTGAAATGCAACAAGCCCATCACATCTGGAGGAGTCAGTTACCAGGATCAGCCCTGGCATAGTGAGTGCTTTGTATGTGTTAACTGCTCTAAGGAGCTGAGTGAACAGCGTTTCACTGTTATGGATGACAAGATTTTTTGCGTGGATTGCTACAAGAACTTTATAGCCAAGAAGTGTGCTGGGTGCAAGAACCCCATCACTGGGTTTGGTAAAGGCTCCAATGTGGTGACCCACGAGACAAATTCCTGGCATGACTACTGCTTCAACTGCAAAGCCTGTTCTGTAAATCTAGCCAATAAGCACTTTGTGTTTCATCAAGAGCAGATATACTGTCCTGACTGTGCCAAAAAGCTAGCTTGA